In Lysobacter sp. FW306-1B-D06B, the sequence CGTCGTCCAGTTGCAGCAGCGAACGCGGCAGGCGCATCGGCCGCGTGCGGTCGGCGGCGGTGGGGCCGATGACGAGGCCGGCGCAGAAGCCCTTCGCCATGCCGATGTCGAGCCGGGGATACCCGTCGCAGGTGCCGGTGGGTGCGGCGTATGCGACGCGCGGCGCGGCGACGCCGGGCGTCCCTGCCGCGCAGAGCACGAGTGCGGCGAAGGTCGCGAATACGGGGCGAAAGCGTGGCGTCATCCGTGCAGGCTCGTTTGCGGTGGCGTGCAGGATCGCATGCGAGTCGCGGTTGTTGGACGGGACAAGGGCGCAGCGGCATCTTCGATGCCCGTTGACGACCATCCGGGTGCGAGCTGCGACTTTGACTGCATGCGTAAGCATCGCCTGCCATCCAAGCGTGATGCCGCCCTGTGTAAGCTGCAGGCCGATCTTCTGTGCAGGGGCTTCATGGACTTCGGTATCGCGCTGACCCTGGGTGCGACAGCGCTTGGGCTGGTGGCACGCTTCACCCTTCCCGGGTTGCAAGTCGGCGTCATCGCGCGTGCCACGTCGCTGTTTCTTGCAACGTGGCTGCTCGTCGTCCTGCCCGCGTATGCCGGCTCACAGCCTCCATCGGCTGAGGTCGCAGCGATTGACGTTCGGAGCTATTCGGCGCGAATTGAGCCGGACCTCGCCCGCGGCAGTCTGCATGGCCAAGTACGCATTGACCTGCGCGTGCTGACCGCGGCGCCGGAGCTGGAATTCGACGCCGGTGAGCTGGTGATCGATGCAGTGCGCGAGGACGGCGTGGCATTGCCCTTCGCAATGGAAGGCGGCCGGTTGCGCATCACTCTGCCGCGTGCCGCGCGTCCCGGTGAGCGGCATGCACTGGACATCGGCTACCACGGTACGCCGCGCTTCGGACTTCAGTTCCAGCCGCAGCGTGGTGAGCTGTACACGATCTTCTCAACCGACCAGTGGCTGGTGTGCATCAACGCGCCGCGTGAGCGAGCGACGCTCGATCTGTCGGTGGTGTTGCCGGCTGACGTGACGGCTGTCGGCAACGGCCGCGCGCTTCCGGTGCGTCGCCTGGCCGATGGGCGGAGCCTGCATCGCTGGCGCCAGAGCGTCCCGGTGCCCAGCTATGTGTACGGCTTCGCTGCCGGCCGTACACGCAGGTGCATGGGCGCGCCGGACCCGTGCAACTGCGCTATCTGTCCATGGACCTGGACGCGCAGCAGTTGCGACAGGTGTTCGCCGACACGGGTGACATGCTGCGCTTCTTCGGTGAGCGCGCAGGGCGTCCGTATCGTGGCGACTATACCCAGGCGCTGGTTGCAAGGACGGTCGGTCAGGAACTGGCGGGCTTCTCCCTGATGTCCGAGTCCTACGGTCTCCAAGTGCTGGAGCGGCCCGCCGCGCAGGGGTTGATCGCCCACGAAGCCGCGCACCAGTGGTGGGGCAACATGGTCACTTGCGAAGACTGGACGCACTTCTGGCTCAACGAGGGCTTCGCCAGTTTCATGGCAGCGGCGTATCTGCAGCATCGATTTGGCGACGAGGAGTACCGCAAGCAGGTCGATGGCTGGATGCAGCGCCTGGAACGGTTGCGTGCGGCGGGCACTGATCGTGCGCTGGTGTTCGACAACTGGGACAAGCCCACGGCGGACGATCGCGCGGTGGTGTACCAGAAGGGCGCTTACGTGCTTCACCTGCTACGCGAAGAGCTGGGCGAGGACGTGTTCTGGCGCGGCATCGGCGAGTACACGCGCGCGTACTACGGCCGATCGGTGAACACCGCGGAATTCCAGCAGGCGATGCAGCGCGTCAGCGACAAGGATCTGTCGGCGTTCTTCGATCGTTGGGTGTACGGCCACGGTGATACGCGGCCGCCTCTCGATGAGCCATGATGGCGCTCGCGCAGCGCCACCGCTCTGCGGATCGGAACGCAACGCGTTGCTTCACGCCTGCGTCGCGAGTCCTTCTCTGGGCACAAGCAGCCTGGCGACCGGCAGCGCAAGCAGTGTGCCGATGCCCTGCGCGAGGATGAAGCCGGCGACGTCCTCCGGCCGTATCCCGGCGAACGTCTGCGTGAAGGCGCGCGCGACGGTGACGGCCGGGTTGGCGAACGAGGTGCTGGCCGTGAACCAGTACGCTGCGAAGATGTAGCTGGCCACGAGCGCGGGCATCGATGCATGACGTTGCCGCGCGCCGAGCAGCACGGTGATCAGCAATCCGAATGTCGCCACGACTTCGCTGGTCCATTGCGGAAGGCCGGTGCGCGCGTGCGTGCCGGGTTGGAGCAGTTCGAGGCCGAACATCGCGTGCGCCATGAGCACGCCCGCCACGGCGGCCGGAAACTGCACCGCGATGTAGGCGACTGCATCGCGCGTGGACAACTCGCCACGAAGGCGCATGGTCAGCGTGACCATCGGATTGAAGTGCGCGCCGGAGATAGGACCGAGCAGCGTGATCAGTACATAGAGCGCGCCCGCGGTGGCCGCGGCGTTGGCGAGCAGGGCGACGCCGTCGTTTCCGCGCGAAAGCGACGCGGCCATGATGCCCGAGCCGACGACTGCGACGAGCAGCAACGAGGTGCCGAGGAATTCCGCCAGAAGTCTGCGGGCGATGGGCATCAAAGCTGCGCCAGCAAGGCTTTCACGCGCGCGGAGATCTCGTCGCGCACGGCACGGTAGGCGTCGTCGTCCATGTGCTTGGGGTCGGGCAGGGCCCAATCCTCGCGGCGAACGGCGGGAACCCAGGGGCAGTTGTCGCCGCAGCCCATGGTGATGACGGCGTCGAACTCCCCTTCGATGCGATCGAGTGATTTGGAATCGTGCTTGCTCAGGTCGTAACCGAGCTCGGACATGAAACGGATGGCCTTGGGATTGATCACGCCGGACGGGCGCGATCCCGCGCTGAGCGCTTCGACGGTGCTGCCACCGTGGATGCGCGCGAAGGCTTCCGCCATCTGACTGCGGTTGGCATTTTCGACACAGACGAACAGGACGCGCTTCATGCTTGGGACGTCTCGGTGGGTTGGGTGGTTTCGGCAATCTGGTTCAGCCGCTGCTCTCGGGCGAGGCGATCCAGCTTCTCCATGGGCAAGGCGAGCAGAAGTTCGACACGACGACGCAGGATCCACCAGGCGGCCTTGAAGGAGTACGGGTCGCCATCCACCGGGTCGGGCACACCCCAGTGCGCCACCGCCGGGTGTCCGGGCCAGATCGGGCAGGTTTCGCCGGCCGCGTTGTCGCACACGGTGATGACCAGGTCCATGCGCGGCGCGTCGGGCCCTGTGAACTCATCCCAGCTCTTGCTGCGCAGAGAATCCGTCGGATACCCGACGCTCTGGATCAACTCCAGCGCGTGCGGCTTCACGAATCCGGACGGATGGCTGCCCGCGCTGTAGGCGCGGAAGCGTCCGTCGCTCATCATGTTGAGCAGGGCTTCGGCCATCTGGCTGCGCGCGGAATTGCCGGTGCACAGGAACAACGCGTTGTAGGCGGGCTTGTTCATGGGGTCGGTTCCAGAGCCTTGATCATGCAGGTCGCGGAGGCAGGACACAGCGAGCGGAATTCGGCGCTGCGCTGTACCTCGGCGGGGGCGGCTGCGCGATCGATCACGGCGTAGCCGCGATGGGCGAAGAACGCAGCGGCCGTCTGCGTCAGCAGCACCAGCTGACTCACGCGGTTCGTGCGCGCAAACGATTCCAGGGCATCCACGAGTCGGCCGCCGGTGCCGTCGCCTCGCGCCTCCGGGCGCACGACGAGCGAACGCAACAAGCCGACGGGCCCGAAGACTTCCAGCCCGATCGCGCCGATGGTCGCGTCGTCATCCACGGCGACCATGAAATGCACGTTCGACTGATCGAGGTCTTCGACGGGAAGCGCTGCCTCGACGAGGAGCGCGCGCACGCGCGGCTCCTCGTCATGCGCCAGGGGGCGGACGATCATGCGCGCCTCAGCAGCAGCCGGCTGCGGGTGCGCAGCAGGCCGCGGCGGGCGTCTGGTGTGCAGCGGGCATGGCCGGGCTGCACGCGGCGCCGTCGGTGGCGCAGGCGCTGTCGGCGGCGTAGTAGGTGACGGCATCGCCGAAGGTATGGAACGTTTCCCAGCGCGTGCCTTGCGGGTCTTCGGTCCACATCTTGTCGGAGCGCGCGTAACAGCACGTGGCATCGGGTTCGGGCATTACCGCGCTGCCGGCCGCGTCCAGGCGCGTTCCGAGCGCGGCGAGTTCGTCGGCGCTGTCGACCTGGATGCCGAGGTGGTCGATACCCGTCGCGCGGCCCGTGGTGGAAATGGCGAAGTTGATGCGCGGATCCTCGAGCATCCACTTCGCGTAGTCGGCCTTCACCACGACCGGGGCGTGGGCGAAGAGCTGCGAGTAGAAGCGGATGCTGTCGTCAAGGTTCGATACGTTGAGATGTACATGAAAGCGGTTCACTTCGATGCTCCTTTGCTTTGCGGCTTGCACACGGCGGCGGGCTCGCAGACGGCATTGCCGCTGCAGCAGTTTTCGGTGAGGTAGGCGATCAGCTCGTTCATCTGCAGGTAGTTGGCCCGCACGCGGATGACGCGGCCTTCGCGCTGGTCGTGGACCAGTGCCGCGTTGCGTAGGATGTTGAGCTGCGCGGTGAGCGTGGCGGCGGGCAGGCCCAGGCGATCGCGCAGGTCGCCGACCGGCAGGCCGTCCGGTCCGGCCTGGACCAGCTCGCGGAACGCGGCAAGGCGGGCGTCGTGACTCAGGGCGCCGAGGGCTTTGAGGGCGGTGTCGGTCTTCATAATTCCATGATTATGGAATTATCGAATTGTGTCAACACCGAAGCGGGGCGGGGTCTGCGCCCGCAGGCTTCAAGGCAGAAGGGCTCGCGCCATGCGCGCCGGAGGGCGACGCGCTTTCGCGCGCATGGATCACATCGTGCGTGAGCCCGCGCCGTCGGCGCGGGCTCGCAATGCGTCAGCTCTTGTAGTTCATCGCCCGGTTGATGCCCAGCGCGGCCAACGTGCCGACGGCGCCGGAGAGCAGATAGACGCCCAGCCAGGCCAGACCGAACTGCGAGCACAGGCCCAGCGCGACCAGCGGGGCGAACGCGGCGCCGATCAGCCAGGCCAGGTCGGAGGTGAGCGCCGCGCCGGTGTAACGATAGCGGCGGCCGAAGTTGGCGGTCACCGCACCGGCCGCCTGGCCGTACGACAGGCCCAGCAGGGCGAAGCCGATCAGCACGAAGGCCGCCTGTCCGACGTTGCCGCTTCCCATCAGCGTGGGTGCGAAACCGCTGAACATCGCGATCAGCATCGCCAGGCCGCCCAGCGTGCGCGCGCGGCCCACGCGGTCGGCGATCAGGCCCGATGCGACCACGCCGCCGCAGGCGATGAACGCGCCGATGATCTGGATGATCAGGAACGTCACGATCGACTTCTGCGAATACAGCAGGATCCACGACAGCGGAAAGATCGTGACGATGTGGAACAGCGCGTAGCTGGCCAGCGCCGCGAAGGCGCCGATCACCACGTGACGGCCCTTGGCCTGGAAGAGCTCGCGGATGGGCGTGGGCTCCAGCTCCAGCTCGCTCATCTTCTTCTGGTACTCGTCGGCGACCACGATGCGCAGCCGCGCGAACAACGCCACGACGTTGATGGCGAACGCGACGAAGAACGGATAGCGCCAGCCCCACGAAAGCAGGTCGGCCTCGCTGAGGCTGGCATACAGGAATGCGAAGACGCTGGCGGCGACGATGAAGCCCATCGGCGCGGCGAGCTGGCCCAGCATCGAGTACCAGCCGCGGCGTTCCTTCGGTGCGTTCATCGCCAGCAACGACGGCAGGCCGTCCCACGAACCGCCCAGTGCGAGGCCCTGCAGCATGCGCAGCAACGCCAGCATCACGATCGATGCGGTACCCAGCGTGGCGTAGCCCGGCAGGAAGGCGATGCCCGCGGTCGCGGTGCCCAACATGAACAGGGAAATGGTGAGCTTGATGCCGCGGCCCCAGCGTTCCTGGATCGACATGAACAGGACGGTGCCCAGCGGTCGTGTCACGAACGCCAGTGAAAACAGCGCAAATGACCACAACGCGCCTTCGAGCCTGCCGACGAACGGAAAGAAAACCGCCGGGAAAATCAGCGCCGAGGCGATGCCGAAGACGAAGAAATCGAAGTACTCGGATGCGCGTCCGATGACCACGCCGACGGCGATTTCGCCCGGGGCGACGTCGTGCTGGGCCTTGGTGCCGTGATCGTGGGAGGAAGCGGTGGGGCTGAGGGAGGTCATCGCCGGGACACTCGGATGGACCGGCCGATGGAAGGAGGGCCGGTTGGACATAGGAGGATGCGACGATAGCCTGACAGAGGCAACCGGGCCGGGCGATAGGACAAAACGTCCAATTCTCCCGGAGTAATGTCGGGAATACATTGATCATGCTCAATCCGTAAGCCCCCACCCACATGTCCATCGCGCGCAGATTCCTGCAGGCCGCCGTGTTGCTCCTCGGCACGGCCGTTTTGTCAGGATGCAACCTGTTGGTTCTCAATCCCGCCGGCGACATCGCCGCCCGTCAGGGGCAGCTGATCGTCGTGGCGACCGTCCTGATGCTGATCGTGATCATTCCGGTGATCGCGCTCACGCTGCTGTTCGCGTGGCGTTACCGCGCGTCCAACCGCGAGGCCACGTACAAGCCCGACTGGGATCATTCGACCCAGCTGGAGCTGGTGATCTGGGGCATCCCGTTGCTGATCATCATCGCGCTGGGCGCGATCACGTGGATCAGCACGCATCTGCTCGATCCGTTCCGCCCGCTCGACCGAATCTCGGAAGGCCGTCCCGTGCCGGCCGACGTGAAACCGCTGGAAATCCAGGTCGTCGCACTCGACTGGAAGTGGTTGTTCGTCTATCCGGAAGAAGGCGTGGCGACGGTGAACGAAATCGCCGTGCCGGTCGATCGCCCGGTGCACTTCCGCATCACGTCCTCCTCGGTGATGAACACGTTCTACGTGCCCGCGCTGGCCGGCATGATCTACGGCATGCCCGGCATGGAGAGCGAGCTGCACGCGGTCATCAACGCGCCCGGCGTGTACGACGGCTTCTCGGCCAACTACAGCGGCGCGGGCTTCTCGCACATGCGCTTCAAGTTCCATGGCAAGAGCGACGCCGATTACCAGCGCTGGCTCAATGACGTGCGTGCCAGCGGCGATTCGCTCACGCGCGCGACGTATCTGGAACTGGAAAAGCCGTCCGAGCGCGAGCCGGTGCGTCACTTCGCCCGCGTCGACAACGGCCTGTTCGATGCCGTGCTCAACCGCTGCGTCGACATGGACCGCCTGTGCATGAACCAGATGATGGCGATCGACGCCGCCGGTGGCCTGGGCCTGGACGGCCTGAAGCCGCTGGCGACGCCGCGTCGCGGCGATCCGCGCCTGGGCGCGTACGTGTCGGCGCAGGTGTGCGCCGTCGACGACGTGGTGCCCCAGTCCCTGTCGGGTTCGATCGTCGGCATGAAGGCGCAGTAAGCGTCCCGCCGTCGATCCACCCTGTCGTGCCGACCTGTTTCTTGGCCTGAAAGCCCCGGAATTCCGCGATGTCCCTCGAAAGCGCCACCCTACCGTCCTCACCGATCTTCGGACGCATGTCATGGGAATCCATTCCCATGTTCCATGAGCCGATCCTCGCGGTGACCTTCATCGGCACCGTGATCGCCGGCCTCGCACTGCTGGGCGTGATCACGAAGTACAAGCTGTGGGGCTACCTCTGGAACGAGTGGTTCACCAGCATCGATCACAAGAAGATCGGCATCATGTACATCGTGCTGGGTCTGGTGATGCTGCTGCGCGGCTTCGCCGACGCGCTGATGATGCGCCTGCAGCAGGCCATGGCCTTCGGTGACAACCTGGGCTATCTGCCGCCGCACCACTACGACCAGATCTTCACCGCCCACGGCGTGATCATGATCTTCTTCGTGGCCATGCCGCTGGTCACGGGTTTGATGAACTACCTGGTGCCGTTGCAGATCGGCGCGCGCGACGTCGCGTTCCCGTTCCTCAACAACTTCAGCTTCTGGATGACCGTGTCCGGCGCCGTGCTGACGATGATGTCGCTGTTCTTCGGCGAGTTCGCCGCGACCGGCTGGCTGGCGTATCCGCCGCTGTCGGGCCTGGCCTTCAGTCCGGGTGTCGGCGTCGATTACTACCTGTGGGCGTTGCAGATAGCCGGCATAGGCACATTGCTATCGGGCGTGAACCTGCTGGTGACCATCATCAAGATGCGCGCGCCCGGCATGACCATGATGAAGATGCCCGTCTTCACCTGGACCTCGCTGTGCACCAACGTGCTGATCGTGGTGTCGTTCCCGGTGCTGACGGCGGTGCTGGCGCTGCTGTTGCTGGATCGCTACGTGGGCACCAACTTCTTCACCAGCGATCTTGGCGGCAACGCCATGATGTACGTGAACCTGATCTGGATCTGGGGCCACCCGGAGGTCTACATCCTGATCCTGCCGCTGTTCGGCGTGTACTCGGAAATCGTGTCCACGTACTCGGGCAAGCGCCTGTTCGGCTACTCGTCGATGGTCTACGCGACGGTGTGCATCACCGTGCTGTCGTACCTGGTGTGGCTGCACCACTTCTTCACGATGGGTTCGGGCGCCAGCGTCAACTCGTTCTTCGGCATCACGACGATGATCATCTCGATCCCGACGGGCGCGAAGATCTTCAACTGGCTCTTCACCATGTACCGCGGCCGCATCCGCTTCGAAGTGCCGATGCTGTGGACGATCGGCTTCATGATCACCTTCGTGGTGGGCGGCATGACCGGCGTGCTGCTGGCCGTTCCGCCGGCGGACTTCGTGCTGCACAACAGCCTGTTCCTGATTGCGCACTTCCATAACGTGATCATCGGCGGCGTGGTGTTCGGCCTGTTCGCGGCGATGACGCACTGGTTCCCGAAGGCCTTCGGCTTCAAGCTCGACGACTTCTGGGGCAAGGTTTCGTTCTGGTTCTGGCTGGCCGGTTACTGGTTCGCCTTCACGCCGCTGTACGTGCTGGGCCTGATGGGCGTGACGCGCCGAATGAGCCATTTCGACGATCCGTCGCTGCGGATCTGGTTCCTGATCGCCGCCTTCGGTGCGGTGCTGATCGCCGTCGGCATCGCCGCGTTCCTGATCTGCATCTACGTCAGCTTCCGCAAGCGCGAGCAGCTGCGCGACGTCACCGGCGATCCGTGGGACGGCCGCACGCTGGAGTGGTCCACGTCCTCGCCGCCGCCGGCGTACAACTTCGCCTTCACGCCGGTCGTCCACGACAACGATGCGTGGTGGGACATGAAGCAGCGCGGGTTCACCCGCATGCGCACGGGCTTCCTCGCCGTGCACATGCCGAAGAACACGCCGGCCGGCCTGGTGCTGGCGGTGGTGAGCACGGTGTTCGGCTTCGCGATGATCTGGCACGTGTGGTGGCTGGCCGCCGTCTCGTTGCTGGGCGTGATCGCCTACGCGATCTGGCACACCTTCAACTACGACCGCGACTACCACATCCCCGCCGAGGAAGTGGCCGCAACCGAGCACGCGCGCACCGTGCAGCTGGAGACCTTCCGTGGCTGAGTCCATCGCATTGACCCGTGAAGACGGCGCGCCGGTGTTCCTGGACACGCAGGGCCGTCACCATCCGGAGAACGGCTCGCTGCTCGGGTTCTGGATCTACCTGCTCAGCGACCTGATGATCTTCGGCTGCCTGTTCGCCACCTACGGCGTGCTGGGCCGCAGCTTCGCGGCGGGCCCGTCGGGTGCGGACCTGTTCGACCTGAAGCTGGTCGCGGTGAACACCGCGGTGCTGCTGGTGTCGTCGATCACCTACGGCTTCGCCATGATTTCGATGCAGGCCCGCAACCAGCGCGGCCTGATCGCCTGGCTGATCGTGACCGGCCTGCTGGGCGCGACGTTCCTGGCGATCGAACTCTACGAGTTCCACCACTTCATCCACATCGGCGCCGGCCCGCAGCGCAGCGCGTTCCTGTCCTCGTTCTTCGCGCTGGTGGGCACGCACGGCCTGCACGTGTTCTTCGGCGTGATCTGGCTGATCGTGCTGTGCCTGCAGGTGCGCAAGCACGGCCTGACGCGCGCCAACACGCGCCGCGTCGCCTGCCTGTCGATGTTCTGGCACTTCCTGGACGTCGTGTGGATCGGCGTCTTCACCTTCGTCTACCTGATGGGCTCGCTGCGATGAGTGACCACGCACACCACGACCACGACGACGACTTCCTCGAGACCGGCATTCCGCACGTCTCGAAGAAGGAGTACCTGACCGGCTTCGTCCTCTCGGTCATCCTGACCGCCATTCCGTTCGCCCTGGTGATGGGCGGCCCGGGCGTCGCCACGCCGACGCTGCTGCTGGTGTTGCTGGCGTTCGCCGCCGTGCAGGTGGTGGTGCACATGGTCTACTTCCTGCATATGAACGCGAAGTCCGAGGGCGGCTGGAACGCGCTCGCGCTGATCTTCACGGTGGTGCTGGTGGTGATCGTGCTGACCGGTTCGCTGTGGGTCATGCATCACCTCAACACCAACATGATGCCGGGCGCGCACGAGATGCAGGAGATGATCAAGAACGCGCCATGAGCCGGCCGATCGCCGACTCCCGCCCCGCGCCGCGCACGCGTCGCGCCTGGGTGTTCGTGACGTTCGCCGCGCTGCTGGCAGCCGCGTTCGCAGGCTTCGTCTCGCTCGGCGTCTGGCAGCTCCAGCGCATGGCGTGGAAGCACGATCTGATCGCCCGCGTCGATGCGCGCGTGCATGCCGCACCCGTTCCCGTACCGGCGCGTGCGCAATGGCCGGCCGTATCGGAGTCCGCCGACGGCTACCGCCATGTGCAGGCATCCGGCACCTTCGTGCCGGACAATGAAACGCGCACGCAGGCGGTGACGGAACTCGGCGCGGGTTCGTGGTCGCTGATGCCGCTGCGCATGGAATCGGGCGACTACGTGCTGGTCAATCGCGGCTTCGTGCCGACGGGCGATGCCGCCGGCGAGGTACCGCAAGGTCGCGTGACGGTGCAGGGACTGCTGCGCATCAGCGAGCCCGGTGGCGGCTTCCTGCGCCGCAACGATCCCGCACAGGGCCGCTGGTACTCGCGCGACGTCGCCGCCATCGCCCGCTCGCACGGGCTGCCGGCGGATCGCGTGGCGCCGTTCTTCATCGACGCCGATCGCGATCACGCGTCGAACGACTGGCCGCGCGGCGGCATGACGGTGGTGAAGTTCCGCGACTCGCACCTGTCCTATGCGCTGACCTGGTTCGGCATGGCGTTGCTGGCCCTCGTGGCGGGGGCGTACCTGGTCGCGTCGGAGCGCCGGTTGCGCCATGATCGACACCGACACCACGCGCGCTCCGGTCATGCAGGCACGAACGAGCCAGAATGAGGCCATCGACGAGGCGGCACGCGGGGACTCCGTCGTGAACGGTTCCCGTGACAGCGCGGGCCTGCGCAACATGCAGCAGCTGATCCAGTTGCGCTGGATCGCTGTGATCGGGCAGGTCGCCACCATCCTGCTCGTGCATTACCTGCTGGACATCGCGCTGCCGATGGCGCGCATGTTCACCGTGCTGGCCGCGCTCGTCGCCTTCAATCTGATCAGCCAGTTGTGGTGGCGCCGACGCGAGCAGGTGTCCAGCGGCGCGCTGCTGGTGTCGCTGCTGGTGGACGTCGCATCGCTGACGATCCAGTTGTACCTGGGCGGCGGCATCACCAATCCGTTCGTGTTCCTTTACCTGTTGCAGGTGGGGTTGGGCACGGTGGTGCTGCGCTCGCCGTTGAGCTGGGTGATCGCTGCCGCCGCGGCGCTGTGCGTCACCGGGCTGACGCTGGTCCACGCGCAGATCGCGCTGCCGGCGGAGCCCGAGCGGGGCCTGGCCGATTACTACGTGCAAGGCCTGCTGATCTGCTTCCTTCTCGTCACGACGTTGCTGGTGGTGTTCCAGACCCGCATCGCCCGCATCCTGCGCGAGCGCGATGCGCGGCTTGCGGAACTGCGCCAGCGTGCGGTGGAGGAGGAGCACATCGTGCGCATGGGCCTGCTCGCGTCCGGCGCCGCGCACGAGCTGGGCACGCCGCTGTCCACGCTCTCGGTGATCCTGGGCGACTGGCAACACCTGCCCACGATCGCGTCGGACGGCGAACTGCACAACGATGTCCTGGAGATGCAGGCGCAGGTCGCGCGCTGCAAGTCGATCGTCACCAACATCCTGCTCGCCGCCGGCGGACCGCGTGCAGAGGAACCCACGCAGACCACGCTTCACGCGATGCTGGACGAACTGGCAGTGGAATGGCGCGACAGCCGCAACCCGACCGCGTTCAGGTACAACAACCGCTGCAGCGTGGACCCGCTCATCGTTTCGGACGCCGGCCTGCGGCAGATGGTGTTCAACGTGCTCGACAATGCCCTTGAAGCCTCGCCGGCCTGGGTGGCGCTGGACGCGGACTGCGACGACGACGTGCTCGTCATCTCCGTCACCGATCATGGCGCCGGCTTCGCGCAGGACATCCTGCGGCGACTGGGCACGCCCTACAACACCAGCAAGGGCCGCCCCGGCGGCGGGCTTGGGCTGTTCCTCTCGCTCAACGTTGCGCGTACGCTGGGTGGCAGCCTCACGGCGAAGAACCGGCCGCAGGGCGGGGCGGTGGTCACCATGACGCTCCCGATC encodes:
- a CDS encoding arsenate reductase ArsC: MNKPAYNALFLCTGNSARSQMAEALLNMMSDGRFRAYSAGSHPSGFVKPHALELIQSVGYPTDSLRSKSWDEFTGPDAPRMDLVITVCDNAAGETCPIWPGHPAVAHWGVPDPVDGDPYSFKAAWWILRRRVELLLALPMEKLDRLAREQRLNQIAETTQPTETSQA
- a CDS encoding arsenate reductase ArsC — encoded protein: MKRVLFVCVENANRSQMAEAFARIHGGSTVEALSAGSRPSGVINPKAIRFMSELGYDLSKHDSKSLDRIEGEFDAVITMGCGDNCPWVPAVRREDWALPDPKHMDDDAYRAVRDEISARVKALLAQL
- the arsN2 gene encoding arsenic resistance N-acetyltransferase ArsN2; protein product: MIVRPLAHDEEPRVRALLVEAALPVEDLDQSNVHFMVAVDDDATIGAIGLEVFGPVGLLRSLVVRPEARGDGTGGRLVDALESFARTNRVSQLVLLTQTAAAFFAHRGYAVIDRAAAPAEVQRSAEFRSLCPASATCMIKALEPTP
- a CDS encoding MIP/aquaporin family protein; translated protein: MPIARRLLAEFLGTSLLLVAVVGSGIMAASLSRGNDGVALLANAAATAGALYVLITLLGPISGAHFNPMVTLTMRLRGELSTRDAVAYIAVQFPAAVAGVLMAHAMFGLELLQPGTHARTGLPQWTSEVVATFGLLITVLLGARQRHASMPALVASYIFAAYWFTASTSFANPAVTVARAFTQTFAGIRPEDVAGFILAQGIGTLLALPVARLLVPREGLATQA
- a CDS encoding ArsI/CadI family heavy metal resistance metalloenzyme translates to MNRFHVHLNVSNLDDSIRFYSQLFAHAPVVVKADYAKWMLEDPRINFAISTTGRATGIDHLGIQVDSADELAALGTRLDAAGSAVMPEPDATCCYARSDKMWTEDPQGTRWETFHTFGDAVTYYAADSACATDGAACSPAMPAAHQTPAAACCAPAAGCC
- a CDS encoding MFS transporter, whose product is MTSLSPTASSHDHGTKAQHDVAPGEIAVGVVIGRASEYFDFFVFGIASALIFPAVFFPFVGRLEGALWSFALFSLAFVTRPLGTVLFMSIQERWGRGIKLTISLFMLGTATAGIAFLPGYATLGTASIVMLALLRMLQGLALGGSWDGLPSLLAMNAPKERRGWYSMLGQLAAPMGFIVAASVFAFLYASLSEADLLSWGWRYPFFVAFAINVVALFARLRIVVADEYQKKMSELELEPTPIRELFQAKGRHVVIGAFAALASYALFHIVTIFPLSWILLYSQKSIVTFLIIQIIGAFIACGGVVASGLIADRVGRARTLGGLAMLIAMFSGFAPTLMGSGNVGQAAFVLIGFALLGLSYGQAAGAVTANFGRRYRYTGAALTSDLAWLIGAAFAPLVALGLCSQFGLAWLGVYLLSGAVGTLAALGINRAMNYKS
- the cyoA gene encoding ubiquinol oxidase subunit II, translating into MSIARRFLQAAVLLLGTAVLSGCNLLVLNPAGDIAARQGQLIVVATVLMLIVIIPVIALTLLFAWRYRASNREATYKPDWDHSTQLELVIWGIPLLIIIALGAITWISTHLLDPFRPLDRISEGRPVPADVKPLEIQVVALDWKWLFVYPEEGVATVNEIAVPVDRPVHFRITSSSVMNTFYVPALAGMIYGMPGMESELHAVINAPGVYDGFSANYSGAGFSHMRFKFHGKSDADYQRWLNDVRASGDSLTRATYLELEKPSEREPVRHFARVDNGLFDAVLNRCVDMDRLCMNQMMAIDAAGGLGLDGLKPLATPRRGDPRLGAYVSAQVCAVDDVVPQSLSGSIVGMKAQ
- a CDS encoding helix-turn-helix domain-containing protein produces the protein MKTDTALKALGALSHDARLAAFRELVQAGPDGLPVGDLRDRLGLPAATLTAQLNILRNAALVHDQREGRVIRVRANYLQMNELIAYLTENCCSGNAVCEPAAVCKPQSKGASK
- the cyoB gene encoding cytochrome o ubiquinol oxidase subunit I, which translates into the protein MFGRMSWESIPMFHEPILAVTFIGTVIAGLALLGVITKYKLWGYLWNEWFTSIDHKKIGIMYIVLGLVMLLRGFADALMMRLQQAMAFGDNLGYLPPHHYDQIFTAHGVIMIFFVAMPLVTGLMNYLVPLQIGARDVAFPFLNNFSFWMTVSGAVLTMMSLFFGEFAATGWLAYPPLSGLAFSPGVGVDYYLWALQIAGIGTLLSGVNLLVTIIKMRAPGMTMMKMPVFTWTSLCTNVLIVVSFPVLTAVLALLLLDRYVGTNFFTSDLGGNAMMYVNLIWIWGHPEVYILILPLFGVYSEIVSTYSGKRLFGYSSMVYATVCITVLSYLVWLHHFFTMGSGASVNSFFGITTMIISIPTGAKIFNWLFTMYRGRIRFEVPMLWTIGFMITFVVGGMTGVLLAVPPADFVLHNSLFLIAHFHNVIIGGVVFGLFAAMTHWFPKAFGFKLDDFWGKVSFWFWLAGYWFAFTPLYVLGLMGVTRRMSHFDDPSLRIWFLIAAFGAVLIAVGIAAFLICIYVSFRKREQLRDVTGDPWDGRTLEWSTSSPPPAYNFAFTPVVHDNDAWWDMKQRGFTRMRTGFLAVHMPKNTPAGLVLAVVSTVFGFAMIWHVWWLAAVSLLGVIAYAIWHTFNYDRDYHIPAEEVAATEHARTVQLETFRG
- a CDS encoding M1 family aminopeptidase, producing MSESYGLQVLERPAAQGLIAHEAAHQWWGNMVTCEDWTHFWLNEGFASFMAAAYLQHRFGDEEYRKQVDGWMQRLERLRAAGTDRALVFDNWDKPTADDRAVVYQKGAYVLHLLREELGEDVFWRGIGEYTRAYYGRSVNTAEFQQAMQRVSDKDLSAFFDRWVYGHGDTRPPLDEP